The Pseudomonas cucumis sequence GCCCGGCACCTTGGTCAGCGCCGAAGTGTCCTGGGACTGCACGCAACGCACCAACTCGTCGACCTCCAGGCTCGACATCAAGGCCAGTGCCAGTTTCGGCCCCACACCATTGAGACGGATCAGCTCGCGAAAAAAGTCTCGCTCGCGCTTACCGAAGAAGCCATAGAGTAACTGCGCGTCTTCGCGCACGACCAAATGGGTGTGCAAGGTCAGCGGTTCACCGACCGACGGCAAGCGATAAAGCGTGGTCATGGGCACTTCCAGCTCATACCCCAGACCGTTTACATCCAGAATCAGGTGCGGCGGCTGTTTCTCAGCCAAAGTGCCGCGCAAGCGTCCAATCACGTTTCAGATCCTTGAGCCTTGGCCAGATCAGTGCTGGCGACTGACAGAACAAGGGTTTTGCGCCGACAACACAGGCGCAAAACCCTCATTCCATAAAAATGATTGCTGATGCTATCAGAGACGCAGGCGCCCGCCACGACTGCGTGCTGTACCCAGACCATGAGGCAACAGACTGGACCGGGTGTGAGCGTGGCAAATCGCAATGGCCAGGGCATCCGAAGCATCGATTTGCGGCTTGCTGGTCAATTTCAGCATGTGCATGACCATCATTTGCACTTGTTCCTTGTTCGCCCCACCGGTGCCGGTCACCGCCTGCTTGACTTGGGTCGCGGTGTATTCGGCAATTTCCAGGCTTTCCTCGGCCCCGGCCACGATGGCTGCGCCGCGAGCCTGACCGAGTTTGAGCGCGGAGTCAGCATTGCGGGCCATGAAGACTTTTTCGATGCCCATGGTTACCGGGCCATAGGTCTGGATCACTTCACGCACGCCCCGATAGACGATTTGCAGACGCTCATGCAGCTCGCCGGAGCCCGTGCGAATGCAACCCGACGCCACGTACACGCAACCACGCCCGGTATCACGTACCACGCCATAACCGGTGATACGCGAACCGGGGTCGATACCAAGAATTAAAGTCATAACGCCTGCGGGTTAGGTAAGAGCACGATATTCAATACAGCGAATAACAAATGTGGGAGCTGGCTTGCCTGCGATGGCGTAGGCACATCAAACAATGATGTAGCCTGACACGCCGCCATCGCAGGCAAGCCAGCTCCCACACTGAATCTTAGTCGCCCTTATCCGAGCTGTGCGGCCACCGACTCCGGAATGTCGGCGTTGGAATACACGTTTTGCACGTCGTCCAGGTCTTCGAGCATGTCGATCAGCTTCAGAACCTTCTCGGCGCCTTCCAGGTCCAGTTCGGCACTGGTGGTCGGCAGCATGACGATTTCCGCATCATCGCCCTTGAAGCCTGCGGCCTCCAAAGCGTTGCGCACGGAATAGAAGCCGGCGAACGAGGTAAACACATCGATGGAGCCGTCTTCGTGAGTCACCACGTCATCGGCATCGGCCTCCATGGCCGCTTCCATCAGCGCATCCTCATCCACGCCTGGCGCGAAGGAAATCTGTCCCTTGCGCTCGAACAGGTAGGCCACCGAACCGTCGGTGCCCAGGTTGCCGCCGCACTTGCTGAACGCATGGCGAACAG is a genomic window containing:
- the ruvA gene encoding Holliday junction branch migration protein RuvA, whose product is MIGRLRGTLAEKQPPHLILDVNGLGYELEVPMTTLYRLPSVGEPLTLHTHLVVREDAQLLYGFFGKRERDFFRELIRLNGVGPKLALALMSSLEVDELVRCVQSQDTSALTKVPGVGKKTAERLLVELKDRFKAWETVPAMFALVPNQPGGPDAPPVATAENDAVSALISLGYKPQEASKAISAIKEKGLSSEDMIRRALKGMI
- the ruvC gene encoding crossover junction endodeoxyribonuclease RuvC, with the translated sequence MTLILGIDPGSRITGYGVVRDTGRGCVYVASGCIRTGSGELHERLQIVYRGVREVIQTYGPVTMGIEKVFMARNADSALKLGQARGAAIVAGAEESLEIAEYTATQVKQAVTGTGGANKEQVQMMVMHMLKLTSKPQIDASDALAIAICHAHTRSSLLPHGLGTARSRGGRLRL
- a CDS encoding YebC/PmpR family DNA-binding transcriptional regulator, yielding MAGHSKWANIKHRKERQDAKKGKIFTKWIRELTVAARQGGGDPGSNPRLRLALDKALGANMSRDIIDRAVARGAGAADTDDMVELTYEGYGPGGVAVMVECMTDNRNRTAAAVRHAFSKCGGNLGTDGSVAYLFERKGQISFAPGVDEDALMEAAMEADADDVVTHEDGSIDVFTSFAGFYSVRNALEAAGFKGDDAEIVMLPTTSAELDLEGAEKVLKLIDMLEDLDDVQNVYSNADIPESVAAQLG